The segment CGTACAGCGAGTCGGGATCGACCACGTCCGGTGTCACCATGATGGTGCCGAGCTCCATGGAGCGGGACGATTCCGCGTCGGCGGCGTGAGCCGCACCGGCAGCGAATGCGAGCGCCGCCGCACTGAAGAGAATGCTTGCTCTCATCACGAACCTCCTGGGGTCCAGTCGTTCTCCCGGGCGGGTCGGCAGGGCACGGGCCCGGGCGCACCGTAGGAACAACGCCGATCAATGGTTCTGATTATTCGAAGCGGCTTCCCTGTCGTCAACTATTACGCCGATCCTCGGTACGTGGATGCGCCGCATCGAAGCAGATGACGTGCTCGAGGTTGAGGCGAATGCCGATGGCTTCGCCGATGCGGTGATTGTGGTGCGACGGCACCAGCGAGAGCACGCGGGTTCCGGACGCGAGCTCCACCTCGTAGAGAAAGGCGGCGCCGCGAAAACTCTTGCGCACGACGCGCGCCTGCCAGGGGCTGTCATCGTCGTGCAGCACGTCATCCGGGCGGAGCAGGACATCGACCGCGGTCGAGCCCGGCAGCTGCCCCGGAGAAGGCGGCAACCGGCCGAGTTCGGTATTGACCGTGCCGGCTTCGGTGTCGAAAGTGCCTCGAATGAAGACGCCTTCGCCGACGAAGTCGGCAACGAAGCGGCTCGCGGGCCGGTGATAGACGTTGTACGGCGTGTCCCATTGGTGCAGGTGCCCGTCGTGGAGCACGCCGACCCACTGACCGAAGGCGAAGGCCTCGAGGTGCGAATGGGTCACCAGCATCGCCGTGATCCCCAGTTGCGAGAGCAGGCTCCGCAATTCTTCGCGCAGCTGCAGCCGGAGCTCCTCGTCGAGGCTGGAGAAGGGCTCGTCGAGCAGCAGCAGACGGGGCCGGGCGGCGATCGCGCGCGCAACGGCGACGCGCTGCAGCTGTCCGCCGGACAGCTCGTGGGGGCGTCGGTCATGAAGGCCCGCGAGGCCCACCATGGACAGGGCTTCCCGGGCCCGGTCACGCGCCTGCGCGCGCGGAAGGCGGTGTAGCCCGAAGCGCACGTTGTCGAGTGCCGAAAGGTGCGGCAGCAATGCGAGATCCTGGAACACCATGGCG is part of the Algiphilus sp. genome and harbors:
- a CDS encoding ABC transporter ATP-binding protein, which produces MLEIRDLSAAYGDNRVLSGIDLVLPRGETAALLGPSGSGKTTLLRLLAGFETPLAGRLSFDGEPLSDGARVVPPEQRGFAMVFQDLALLPHLSALDNVRFGLHRLPRAQARDRAREALSMVGLAGLHDRRPHELSGGQLQRVAVARAIAARPRLLLLDEPFSSLDEELRLQLREELRSLLSQLGITAMLVTHSHLEAFAFGQWVGVLHDGHLHQWDTPYNVYHRPASRFVADFVGEGVFIRGTFDTEAGTVNTELGRLPPSPGQLPGSTAVDVLLRPDDVLHDDDSPWQARVVRKSFRGAAFLYEVELASGTRVLSLVPSHHNHRIGEAIGIRLNLEHVICFDAAHPRTEDRRNS